A window of Daphnia pulicaria isolate SC F1-1A chromosome 4, SC_F0-13Bv2, whole genome shotgun sequence genomic DNA:
CAAATGGCCATATATCTGTGCGTTGCGACCAATTAAGACTTAAATATTCCAGCCTAATACGGATGGATCCTTATATTGATAGGACGGCGCAAGAGGCACCACCACAACCGAACCACCTGAGTACCTGAGTCTCGTACGTTTAATAATGAACTAAACAAAGGTATTAAGGATAAGAATAAATAAGATAACAAATCGTGTCGTAGCAGGGCGACTAGGCGAGCTCTGGTGCTGGGAAATTAATTTCTCACTTAAAAGCCTCTCGAACAAATTTTCGTCGCTAGGCTACAGGGAAATCCTCGTTTCAATAAATTGTAGACCATATTTTATACCCGACACTTTCTGGTGGTTCACTTGACCGGAAATATCCGGAAAAttcgagagaaaaaattgaaaaataaaaacaaattggaaaACCCTGAAAATTCggaaaaaccagaaaaatgaCATTGAAATTTCCATTCGAGGACTTATCTTCTTTCGGCAGGAAATATACAAACACAAAGACTCGTTTATctcaatttattattgaactttaagaCAAACCCAACAAACGGCTCTGGATAAATTACAACGCACAAACCAGTTTGAAAACACATTCGAATCTTATTCAAAAGTTAGCTGTTTTAGCTGTGTCAAAGTAAATGCGCAATAAGACTCgttgaataattaaaatggCAAATTGTTCTGTAGTCTCGCCCATCCAAATGAGTTTATTGTTGGTTTTGATCTGTTGGACGACTGGTTCAACTGCTGGCACTGATTTTCctttagaagaagaatttcgaCAGCTGAAGGAAAATTATGTAAGAAAATCCAAAtgtcattttcccttttctgtATTGTTCGTCAATCCCATTCAGCttgctattttaatttttgtcttatcaATTTGaatgccatttttgtcaacagATTCAAGTGAAAGAAGTGGTGAAGAGTCTGGAGTCAAAATCGACTCAATTAGAGTCAAAAGTGATTCAACTTGAGTCAAACGAGGttaaaatgaaggaaaaagtgACTGAACTGGAAGCTAAAGTCCAACAACAAGATTCGCTTCTAACTTCCTTGTTACGAGAGAAAACCGAACGCGCAGCGGAAAACGGTTTTGACACTTCTCAAGCAACAGCAGTGGCCATAAACGGATTACCATCTTCATGCGAGGATCTCAAAACGATTGGCCACACCCTGAATGGATTTCATTCCGTCATGGGATCAGCGAGGATGGAATCCATTTATTGCGATTTCACTAAACTTCCCGGCGATGAGGGTAAcaccacattttatttttacatggattatattattatattaaattaacgaaaaggtttccagaaatggatcggatatGCCGACGTCAAATCAGCGCCCGTttatttctacgtccagagaaaCAGTTCTCTATCCGCATTTGCAAAgattccgttcgatttggCATTGATAAACGAGGGCAACGCCATGGATTTAGCATCCGGAATATTCACTGCTCCGCGAAACGGAATTTACTTCTTCTCATTCGCGGGACATGCGCGACTTTCAGCTTCGGAAACGTACGTTTCGTTGGGAGTTTTTCTTTACGTGAACGGGCATCAGACCGGAACTGCTTACGTGACTCAGGCGAGCACTCCCGGAGAGATGTGGAGTCCGTTGACCCTGcagtcgacgctgaacttAAAAACAGGCGATCAAGTTTGGGTGCAGATCGTTTTCATGACCCTGTCGACTCTCTTCGACAGCGAATACCACTACACCCATTTCACCGGTTTCATGTTGCAGGAGGAAATTGCCGCCTCCCTTTGAGTCACCCGAATGGACAAAATTATAATCGACTGACAATTGGCATTGAAgtaaatttgtttcattggatTATCATCAGAGgagaaaattcaatcaaactcaTCATCAACAAAGAGCAAAACGACAACCTTGAACCAATTTTCTTTGTTACAAATAATTGACAACGGAAACAAAAACATCTTGTATCTACGTGCATTTTTATCTGTCAATAGATCACATTGCAATGGTTTTAAATGGGAAAACCCAATTTTCCGTGTGTAAATATTTACCAAGAAGAAATACGTTTATCTTACGTTTTATTATCGCATCAAAGAGGCCATTGCAGAACAATTGTTACATTTAAATTACATAATGCCATGCGCCCCTTTTGGGCGCCAGATGGGAGTTTTCTTCGTCACCTTAATAATACAAGAAGTATAAGTGATTAGAGATTCTTTTTCCCaaacacttttctttcttaactCAATACCTTTAATCGAAACCAATTCCTAATATGTACTGGACATACACAAACCGTTTTTTTACGATTAAAGTATTATCGAGGTAGTATTTGAAAATCATCTGTTAAATTTTGTCGCACctgtagtgtagtggttatcacggtTGTCTCACACACAacaggtcctcagttcgatcctgggcaggtgcatttcttttcaattttgtatTGAATCCGAAACAAAAAACCTGGTGGCAACACAAAATCAATGagaagaaagggaaagtaaaaATCAGCAGTTATTTATGAGGAAGAATTAAACTTGATTTTTAACATTGAATATGATTTTGTtgatccgtccgtccgtcagGGAACACTTCAGGAGCAAGCGCAGACTTGCCACTTGCCAGCCGCTAATACTTAATATAGTAAAAGCGGAAAAGACTTCATCAGCAACTCTGGGAATATGTAAACCTAAAGCACTCTcttcccgaaaaaaagaagattttattCAAGGTGTGTACACACTTCGTAACGTCCACATGTATTAATAGCATACGTGATTACGCATACGGACCTTTATTTTTGTCTATGGTCTATGCTCTTgtgctgttatttttttaaaccacgATCCGCTGTGCCTTCATAACGGTTCTAAAGTGAAGTGTACTAAAACGGCCAGGACTTTATCTGATTGTTGTCAATCACTCATCCTTATCGGTCGCTCATCTTAACAATATCGTAAATTTGACAGCAGCAAGAAGCAGCAGTAGTGTATGCAAACAATGATGTCGTCTCGGTAAAAGTAGCCTAAGCTGGCTCACACGATTTAAGTAAGCATGTATAGGTATGGGGAATTAGGGCCGTCCAActtcaattttgtttgtatAATTTTTAGTGGCCAAAATACTGTAGAAGTATATCATAATAAGATGATTTACCTACTAGAACATCGCACCTGTAGTGTAGCGGTTGTGGTTGTCTCACATAACAGTTCCTTAGTTCGATTCTCAGCAGATGcaaattttgtgaaaaatatGTGATATGTTGTTTACCTGCTACGCTAGAACCCAATACTCTGCCGTAATCAATTGACATTGAACTAATGAGGTTAAGGAAAATGGGATATATCTTGTATACACGAGCAGTACAGGTTAACGTGCCCatacaaattcaaattgttttcctCATAACATAGCCAATCAGACCGAGAGAGATTTGTTTACCCATTTCAAAAGTCAAAGGACCGAAATGAAGTAGGGCCAATATACTAGTTAAGTAAACAGAATTCTAATCACGGGTCCAAAATTCTCCCGGAGAAGGACCGGAGAAGGACGGAGAAGTCGACCGGTTACCGTGTGGTTCTTATAGCCTATAGATATCAAACCATATATCGGTTACCAGGCAGTCATCATATGAAAGGAACTGTGCAAAAGTGACAAGGATGTATGTTCTAAAATAACTTATGGATAACCACACTTCAAATAGCCCAGTGAAAATAAGTAGCCCATTTTATAGATAAGCGCTGGAACATTTTGTTGTTTCCTTGCACACtccttaatttttcattttgaattattattatgattttggTGTGAAAAGGGGGTTATCGGAAGTAATACAAAAAATGACAAGGACCCTATTTCATGCAATTATCTTGTAGGAATTTATTTGTATTCAGCTTTTCTGTATGGCATTCAGACTGTAGATGTTACGCACTTATAGAGCGTCGGAAGTAGGACTAACTCCATCTTCAGTACTAGTATAATATAGTTCTGTAGTCGTGTCAATGAAGTCCTCTGGATGTGATTCACAAATGGCGTCGTACAGATTAGCGCAAGGGTCATCGTACCAGCCGTTTTTGATCGTCAGGCAGTTTCCATCAACCAGAGTGTTATTGGGTTCGAAGGGAGCCCAGTCGGTGTAGCCAGGGTACAGGTTGGCCATCGTGCTCGACCAAGTCCAAATTCCCGTAGTTTTGTTATAGGTGCCAGAAGTCCAAAAGTTGACCACTATATAAATTATATAtaaagtcaagaaaaaaaaattctttttacaaTTTCCTCGACAATTTCTGTCTATTATAGTatactttttaaaagttaaaatttgtCTTGTATGTATATGCTGTATACTTACATGTACCCCAAGCGAGATAAATGGTATTTTCCTCGTTGTTATCTTCGATGGACACCAACTTCATGTTGTTATCTGAGCAGTATGTCGTGTGGTTGCCCTGGCCTCTCTATCGCAcacgtttaaaaaattaggcTGCGTTATACAAAGAAATGATTGAAACATTTAATTGGCAAATACTTTGGTGAATGTTGCACAGTAACAGGAAGTTTCATCGGTGATTCGACCGCATTGGCTCTCTGATCCCAAGTTAAAGGGGCAATCGACAGCCTGTGAAAATCTAGATTAAATTAAAGTATACGGTCacatatttgaaaaacaattataccttttgaattttgagcTTTAGAGGTGAAGCAGGTGTCTTCTTGAAACGTATTTCGACCTCCGAACTGCTGGTGTAAACCGTGGTGATTAATTCGCCGCTTGTAAGACCAACTTTGTGATGTATTTGATTTTCCAATTGGATTACGTCAAGTCCGTCATGAATCTGTGCGCATAGAATAAGGAGGGAAGCAATTATtagaataatttgaaaaatatttttggcgGCATATTCAAATACTGACGGAAAAGAATTCTTGCGCTGCCGCGAAATCTCCACCGTGGACCAGGGAAAATGCGAGGACATGTTTTTCGTCCGTTTGAATTTGCCACTCGCAATTTTCTTGGAACGGGGCCTCGATCACGTCTTCGTCTCCAACGTACAAAAAACCTCCACACGCTAAAATAAAAGGTGTTTGTCAATCTTTTAGCTCGCCAAATTTACTGACGTAATTGTTTAAcgggaaaacaaattcgatGGT
This region includes:
- the LOC124336382 gene encoding C-type lectin domain family 10 member A-like; amino-acid sequence: MTTRCSALSFLILSLLSSTYGSAIEPRACGGFLYVGDEDVIEAPFQENCEWQIQTDEKHVLAFSLVHGGDFAAAQEFFSIHDGLDVIQLENQIHHKVGLTSGELITTVYTSSSEVEIRFKKTPASPLKLKIQKAVDCPFNLGSESQCGRITDETSCYCATFTKRGQGNHTTYCSDNNMKLVSIEDNNEENTIYLAWGTLVNFWTSGTYNKTTGIWTWSSTMANLYPGYTDWAPFEPNNTLVDGNCLTIKNGWYDDPCANLYDAICESHPEDFIDTTTELYYTSTEDGVSPTSDAL